A window of the Brassica napus cultivar Da-Ae chromosome A2, Da-Ae, whole genome shotgun sequence genome harbors these coding sequences:
- the LOC106369702 gene encoding uncharacterized protein LOC106369702 — protein sequence MKAPDSFRNPELWCNFHRDHGHKTEDCIALRIKVNDLLQKGHLREFLSEKAKAHLSKETAGRSKGAAPTSPPRQDRVINVISGGSEVSGVSHAAAKKSTRNTKHGLETTQPKCLLVGTDEISFTAKEQEKILAPHHDALVISLTVASCLVKRVLVDNGSSNNIIFQMAYQDLGLEESALTRKITPLIGFRGEVKQTAGEAILPVYAEGVNMSTKFLVVDCQSAYNMILGRPWIHDMESVPSTLHQMVKFLTPCCIRVIRGDQENSRSYYQTTPKGKTKDPRLLPYRCRMETLSQAGNLRACSLQWMNVTTRFVEVLRIFITRRQWFPNTKGRSMKRVSTTVSTPKKETEPCRRRRNPPEKTLVP from the exons ATGAAAGCACCTGACTCGTTCCGGAACCCGGAACTCTGGTGCAACTTCCACCGCGATCATGGTCATAAAACCGAAGACTGCATCGCCCTAAGGATCAAGGTCAATGATCTACTCCAAAAGGGGCATCTTCGAGAATTCCTCTCAGAGAAAGCCAAGGCCCACCTCAGCAAAGAAACAGCAGGAAGATCCAAAGGAGCTGCACCAACCTCGCCACCTCGCCAAGATCGGGTGATCAATGTCATATCCGGAGGCTCGGAAGTAAGCGGAGTGAGCCACGCTGCCGCAAAGAAAAGCACCCGAAACACCAAGCATGGTCTGGAAACGACCCAACCGAAGTGCCTACTTGTAGGCACCGACGAGATAAGCTTCACAGCTAAGGAGCAAGAGAAAATCCTAGCTCCCCACCATGATGCTCTAGTTATCTCTCTCACCGTAGCAAGCTGCTTGGTAAAAAGAGTACTAGTAGATAACGGAAGCTCCAACAACATTATCTTCCAGATGGCATACCAAGATCTAGGGCTGGAGGAAAGCGCCCTAACGCGAAAGATAACCCCACTCATCGGATTCAGAGGTGAGGTCAAGCAAACCGCCGGAGAGGCTATCCTCCCAGTATACGCTGAAGGGGTCAACATGTCTACCAAATTCCTGGTCGTAGATTGTCAATCAGCATATAACATGATTTTGGGACGACCCTGGATTCACGACATGGAATCAGTCCCTTCAACCCTTCATCAGATGGTGAAGTTCCTTACTCCCTGTTGCATCAGAGTAATCAGGGGGGACCAGGAGAACTCTCGATCATACTACCAGACCACCCCGAAGGGGAAAaccaag GACCCTCGCCTCCTACCTTACAGATGCAGGATGGAGACACTTAGCCAGGCAGGAAACCTCCGAGCCTGCTCGCTCCAGTGGATGAATGTGACTACACGTTTCGTAGAAGTGCTGAGGATCTTCATCACCAGGAGACAGTGGTTCCCGAACACTAAAGGCCGGAGCATGAAACGAGTCTCGACCACAGTCTCTACCCCCAAGAAAGAGACAGAACcctgcagaagaaggaggaaccctCCAGAAAAGACGCTTGTCCCCTAA